The Vibrio echinoideorum DNA window GAGCAAATCGACTTTGCATTGCGAGTGATGGAAGAAGCCATCATCGCAGCGGGTGGTGGTTTACAACAAGACCAAACACAAAGCGAAGAATCAAATCAGGAATGGAACAAGCATTTCATCCAGACGGGTTTAGGCGGTAGCGACGAATTCGCTAACGTGATGAACCAAACCACTCAGGCGATGAAAGCGGTTTTTGAACAGGTTGAAAAACCTTATTCGGGTTTAGATCCAAAAGTGCTAGAAGCAGCTATCAATGCTGTTGACCTCGATAATAACCAACACGCTTTGGTTGATGTTGTGGATAGCACAGCTGACTTAGTCGCAGCAAACTCCATCTTTGTACAACACCCACACTGCATTGCACACCTTCACACTCCACCTCTTATGGCTTCTGTCGCTGCGGAATCGATTATTGCTGCTTTGAATCAATCAATGGATTCATGGGATCAAGCATCGGCTGCGACCTATGTTGAACAACGAGTCGTTGATTGGATGTGTGAAAAGTATCAACTTGGCGAACAAGCTGACGGTGTTTTCACCAGCGGCGGCACGCAAAGCAATCTAATGGGCTTGTTGCTAGCGAGAGACTGGGTTGCCGATAAGCACGATGGTCATTCTATTCAAAAGTTGGGCTTGCCAGAGTACGCGAAGAAACTGCGTATCTTATGTTCAAAGAAATCTCACTTTACGGTTCAAAAATCCGCCTCTCTAATGGGATTGGGCGAAGCGGCAGTGTGCTGTGTTGATACCAATGCAAACGGCACTATTAAAGCTGACTTGTTAGATGCAGAAGTGAAAGCGCTTAAAGCTCAAGGGTTGGTTCCTTTTGCTGTGGTAGGTACTGCAGGCACAACCGACCATGGTGCTATTGATGACCTGGAAGCGATAGCTGATATCGCCAACCAACAAGGTCTTTGGTTCCATGTCGACAGTGCTTACGGTGGCGCGCTTATCTTAAGTAGCCATAAAGCTCGTCTGAAAGGCATCGAAAAAGCGGACTCAGTCAGCGTTGATTTCCACAAGTTGTTCTTCCAAACAATCAGCTGTGGTGCTGTGCTTCTCAAAGACAAAGCAAACTTTAAGTACCTACTGCATCACGCAGACTACTTAAACCGCGAGCACGATGAGCTGCCGAATCTAGTCGATAAGTCTATCGCAACCACCAAGCGTTTCGATGCACTGAAAGTCTTCATGACGATGCAAAGCGTTGGGCCAAAGCAACTGGGTGATATGTACGATCATCTCCTAGAGCAGACACTTCAAGTTGCTGACCTGATTCAGAAGCATGACGATTTTGAACTACTTGCTGAGCCATCATTGTCTACTGTGCTGTTCCGTTCGGTGCCTAGCAATGGGCCATCAGTAAACAGCGCTATGGATTTGGACAAACTGAATCAAACGTTAAGACTGGAAGCGCTGACTCGTGGTGTTGCCGTGCTTGGCGAAACGGTCGTTGATGGTAAAAGTGCGCTGAAATTCACTATCTTGAATCCGTGCTTAACGACATCAGATTTCAAATCTCTAATTAACAAAATTCAAACTTTAGCTATTGAGCTAGCAGAACAACAAGGGTAATTAAAACTATGGCTATTCTACAAATTGGTGCAGGCGGCGTCGGTTGGGTTGTTGCACATAAAGCAGCACAAAATAACGAAGTACTGGGTGATATCACGATCGCTTCTCGCACAATCGCGAAGTGTGAAAAAATCATCGAATCTATCAAGGGTAAAAACAACCTTAAAGATTCAACTAAGAAACTAGAAGCACGTTCAGTAGACGCTGACGATGTTGATGCGCTTGTTGCTTTGATTAAAGAAGTTAAGCCGGATCTAGTTATCAACGCTGGTCCTCCTTGGGTAAACATGGCGATCATGGAAGCGTGTTACCAATCGAAAGTCTCTTACCTAGATACATCGGTAGCGGTTGACCTATGTTCTGAAGGTCAACAAGTACCACAAGCTTACGATTGGCAGTGGGGTTACCGTGAGAAGTTCGCTGAAGCGGGCATCACTGGTATTCTTGGTGCTGGTTTTGATCCAGGTGTGGTATCAATCTTTGCTGCGTACGCGGTTAAGCACTTGTTCGATGAGATTGATTCAATTGACGTGATGGACGTGAATGCTGGCGATCACGGCAAGAAGTTTGCGACAAACTTTGACCCAGAAACCAACATGCTTGAGATCCAAGGCGATTCTTTCTACTGGGAAAACGAAGAGTGGAAACAAGTAGCTTGTCACTCTCGTATGCTTGAGTTCGAATTCCCTAACTGTGGCTCTCATAAAGTGTACTCAATGGCACACGATGAAGTTCGTTCAATGAAAGAGTTCATCCCTGCTAAGCGTATCGAATTTTGGATGGGCTTTGGTGATGCATACCTGAACTACTTCAACTGCATGCGTGATATCGGTCTTCTAAGCCCAGATCTGCTAACACTGCACGATGGCACGGTAGTTCAACCTCTTCATGTTCTTAAAGCACTACTACCAGATCCAACATCTTTGGCTCCGGGTTACACGGGCTTAACGTGTATCGGTACTTGGGTTCAAGGTAAGAAAGACGGTAAAGAGCGCAGCGTATTCATCTACAATAACGCAGACCACGAAGTGGCTTACGAAGACGTTGAGCACCAAGCAATCTCTTACACAACCGGTGTTCCTGCAATTACGGCTGCACTTCAGTTCTTCCGTGGTGAATGGGCTGACAAAGGCGTGTTCAACATGGAACAGCTAAACCCAGACCCGTTCCTTGCAACGATGCCTGAAATCGGTCTAGATTGGCATGTTCAAGAGCT harbors:
- a CDS encoding pyridoxal phosphate-dependent class III aminotransferase, whose protein sequence is MNRFKGTFMTTAFEVDINTIANSFSTMVPIVEGTYDLTPDAILLEQEQHESDVRSYPRRLPIAIKRACGVLVEDTRGQLFLDCLAGAGTLSLGYNHPEINQALKDQLDSGLPYQTLDITTQAKDTFIKRVKAFLPQDFSTNSVIQFCGPSGADAVEAAIKLAKQTTGRNTMFAFRGAYHGMTNGTMGMMGNLGTKERRSGLMSDVHFMPFPYNLRCPFGIGGEAGANASIRYIERMLNDDESGIMKPAAMIVEPVQGEGGVIPAPASWLQGLRRICDEHGILLIFDEIQCGVGKTGHRFAFEESGVNPDILCLSKAIGGGLPMSLLVFDKSIDTWKAGEHTGTFRGNQLAMVSGAKALEIIERDGLVEHANIAGQYLRHGLEKIQSRVNCIAEVRGKGLMLGAEIKRPNGELNKFGEPQSDGELTLAIQRAALERGLMVEKGGRDGSVIRFLPPMIISFEQIDFALRVMEEAIIAAGGGLQQDQTQSEESNQEWNKHFIQTGLGGSDEFANVMNQTTQAMKAVFEQVEKPYSGLDPKVLEAAINAVDLDNNQHALVDVVDSTADLVAANSIFVQHPHCIAHLHTPPLMASVAAESIIAALNQSMDSWDQASAATYVEQRVVDWMCEKYQLGEQADGVFTSGGTQSNLMGLLLARDWVADKHDGHSIQKLGLPEYAKKLRILCSKKSHFTVQKSASLMGLGEAAVCCVDTNANGTIKADLLDAEVKALKAQGLVPFAVVGTAGTTDHGAIDDLEAIADIANQQGLWFHVDSAYGGALILSSHKARLKGIEKADSVSVDFHKLFFQTISCGAVLLKDKANFKYLLHHADYLNREHDELPNLVDKSIATTKRFDALKVFMTMQSVGPKQLGDMYDHLLEQTLQVADLIQKHDDFELLAEPSLSTVLFRSVPSNGPSVNSAMDLDKLNQTLRLEALTRGVAVLGETVVDGKSALKFTILNPCLTTSDFKSLINKIQTLAIELAEQQG
- a CDS encoding carboxynorspermidine synthase, which encodes MAILQIGAGGVGWVVAHKAAQNNEVLGDITIASRTIAKCEKIIESIKGKNNLKDSTKKLEARSVDADDVDALVALIKEVKPDLVINAGPPWVNMAIMEACYQSKVSYLDTSVAVDLCSEGQQVPQAYDWQWGYREKFAEAGITGILGAGFDPGVVSIFAAYAVKHLFDEIDSIDVMDVNAGDHGKKFATNFDPETNMLEIQGDSFYWENEEWKQVACHSRMLEFEFPNCGSHKVYSMAHDEVRSMKEFIPAKRIEFWMGFGDAYLNYFNCMRDIGLLSPDLLTLHDGTVVQPLHVLKALLPDPTSLAPGYTGLTCIGTWVQGKKDGKERSVFIYNNADHEVAYEDVEHQAISYTTGVPAITAALQFFRGEWADKGVFNMEQLNPDPFLATMPEIGLDWHVQELEPKQGLPLIHTLK